In a single window of the Nicotiana tomentosiformis chromosome 8, ASM39032v3, whole genome shotgun sequence genome:
- the LOC104091705 gene encoding vacuolar protein sorting-associated protein 55 homolog isoform X1 → MTDMPRYLRECLHTGKLACLAMLVSGGIVMQILACALYNNWWPMLTVIMYVILPMPLMFFAGSDTSSLYSESGSGWLNATKFLTGASTVGSIAIPIILKHAGVIGWGAMALELSSFFVLVLSILCYLGMNEEDGYSML, encoded by the exons ATGACGGACATGCCACGTTATCTCAGAGAATGCTTGCACACAGGGAAGCTAGCTTGTTTAGCAATGTTAGTATCTGGAGGCATTGTAATGCAAATTCTG GCATGTGCTTTGTACAATAACTGGTGGCCAATGTTGACAG TTATAATGTATGTCATTCTACCAATGCCTTTGATGTTCTTTGCTGGTTCAGATACTTCCAGTCTGTACTCTGAATCTGGAAGCGG TTGGCTAAATGCGACTAAGTTCTTGACTGGAGCGTCCACCGTTGGCAGCATTGCAATTCCGATTATCTTAAAGCATGCTGGTGTAATCGGTTGGGGAGCCATGGCGTTGGAGCTCTCATCCTTTTTCGTGCTTGTACTGTCCATTTTGTGTTATCTTGGGATGAATGAAGAGGACGGATATAGTATGCTTTGA
- the LOC104091705 gene encoding vacuolar protein sorting-associated protein 55 homolog isoform X2 — MLAHREASLFSNACALYNNWWPMLTVIMYVILPMPLMFFAGSDTSSLYSESGSGWLNATKFLTGASTVGSIAIPIILKHAGVIGWGAMALELSSFFVLVLSILCYLGMNEEDGYSML, encoded by the exons ATGCTTGCACACAGGGAAGCTAGCTTGTTTAGCAAT GCATGTGCTTTGTACAATAACTGGTGGCCAATGTTGACAG TTATAATGTATGTCATTCTACCAATGCCTTTGATGTTCTTTGCTGGTTCAGATACTTCCAGTCTGTACTCTGAATCTGGAAGCGG TTGGCTAAATGCGACTAAGTTCTTGACTGGAGCGTCCACCGTTGGCAGCATTGCAATTCCGATTATCTTAAAGCATGCTGGTGTAATCGGTTGGGGAGCCATGGCGTTGGAGCTCTCATCCTTTTTCGTGCTTGTACTGTCCATTTTGTGTTATCTTGGGATGAATGAAGAGGACGGATATAGTATGCTTTGA
- the LOC104091707 gene encoding phosphoacetylglucosamine mutase isoform X1 — protein MNEKQQSLLLESAARFPPPKGVKLSYGTAGFRADASLLESTVFRVGILAALRSLKTGSVIGLMITASHNKVADNGIKVADPSGGMLTQDWEPFSDAIANAPDPHSLLQLITEFVKKEEIGFEGRQLAEVLLGRDTRPSGEALLEAAKQGITSIIGAIGTDMGVVTTPQLHWMVRARNRGLEASESCYFHQLSTSFRCLMDLKPEEISKNGNDATLVVDGADGVGGEKLEQFKKMLTGLCIEVRNRGDGILNEGVGADYVQKEKVAPRSFGSADAGLRCASLDGDADRLVYFSVLSKKNNNIELVDGDKILSLFALFIKEQLSILNEGEGKKGNDSYQARLGVVQTAYANGASTDYLNEMGLEVVLTPTGVKYLHEKAAEFDIGIYFEANGHGTILFSEAFLCWLETSHKTLLSTSEGSAKQKAASRLLAVSQLINQAVGDALSGLLLVEVILKYMGWSIHRWNELYHDLPSRQLKVKVVDRTAVLTANAETVAVQPIGIQEAINAEIAKYPRGRCFIRPSGTEDVIRVYAEATSQDAADALASSVAKLVDQYLGFGSS, from the exons ATGAACGAAAAGCAGCAATCACTTCTGCTCGAATCCGCCGCTCGTTTCCCTCCTCCCAAAG GGGTGAAGCTGTCTTATGGGACAGCTGGTTTCAGAGCTGATGCATCATTGCTGGAATCGACGGTATTCAGGGTTGGGATATTGGCGGCGTTAAGGTCGTTGAAGACTGGGTCAGTGATAGGTTTGATGATCACTGCATCACACAACAAAGTAGCAGACAATGGAATCAAAGTGGCAGACCCAAGTGGTGGAATGTTGACTCAGGATTGGGAGCCTTTCTCTGATGCCATTGCTAATGCCCCTGATCCCCATTCCCTCCTTCAG CTAATAACTGAATTTGTGAAGAAAGAAGAAATTGGCTTTGAAGGAAGACAGCTAGCGGAGGTGTTATTAGGAAGAGACACAAGGCCTAGTGGAGAGGCTCTCCTTGAGGCTGCCAAACAA GGAATCACTTCAATCATTGGAGCAATTGGCACTGACATGGGAGTGGTTACAACACCACAACTGCATTGGATGGTTCGAGCACGAAATAGAGGCCTGGAGGCATCTGAATCTTGTTATTTTCACCAGCTTTCAACCTCTTTCAG GTGTTTGATGGATTTAAAGCCCGAGGAAATCAGCAAGAATGGCAACGATGCTACATTGGTGGTGGATGGGGCAGATGGTGTTGGTGGGGAAAAGCTTGAACAGTTTAAGAAGATGTTGACGGGGTTGTGTATTGAAGTTCGTAACAGGGGAGATGGTATACTTAATGAAGGTGTTGGTGCTGACTATGTGCAAAAAGAGAAGGTTGCTCCACGTAGCTTTGGTAGTGCCGATGCTGGGCTAAG GTGTGCCAGTTTGGATGGGGATGCTGATCGGCTAGTCTATTTCTCAGTTCTGTCGAAGAAGAACAACAACATTGAACTCGTTGATGGGGATAAGATATTGTCTTTGTTTGCTTTATTTATCAAGGAGCAACTAAGTATTTTGAACGAGGGTGAAGGAAAGAAAGGAAATGACTCTTATCAAGCACGTCTAGGTGTTGTGCAGACAGCTTATGCGAATGGCGCATCAACTGATTACCTGAACGAGATGGGTCTAGAAGTTGTGCTTACCCCAACAGGAGTCAAATACTTGCATGAAAAAGCTGCTGAATTCGATATTGGCATATATTTTGAGGCGAATGGGCATGGAACTATCTTGTTTTCAGAAGCTTTCCTATGCTGGCTGGAGACTAGTCACAAGACGCTTTTATCAACGTCAGAAG GTTCAGCGAAACAAAAGGCTGCTTCAAGACTTTTGGCTGTCAGTCAGTTGATTAATCAGGCAGTGGGAGATGCGTTAAGTGGGCTGCTTCTGGTGGAGGTTATCCTGAAATACATGGGATGGTCCATACATAGATGGAATGAGCTTTATCATGATCTACCCAGCAGACAACTAAAG GTAAAGGTCGTTGACAGAACTGCAGTTCTCACAGCAAATGCGGAGACAGTGGCTGTTCAGCCTATTGGTATTCAAGAAGCCATAAATGCTGAAATAG CAAAGTACCCCCGAGGCAGATGTTTTATTAGACCATCTGGGACAGAGGACGTTATAAGAGTATATGCTGAAGCAACCAGCCAGGATGCTGCAGATGCACTAGCCTCTTCAGTGGCGAAACTTGTAGATCAGTATCTCGGTTTTGGCAGTTCTTGA
- the LOC104091707 gene encoding phosphoacetylglucosamine mutase isoform X2: MNEKQQSLLLESAARFPPPKGVKLSYGTAGFRADASLLESTVFRVGILAALRSLKTGSVIGLMITASHNKVADNGIKVADPSGGMLTQDWEPFSDAIANAPDPHSLLQLITEFVKKEEIGFEGRQLAEVLLGRDTRPSGEALLEAAKQGITSIIGAIGTDMGVVTTPQLHWMVRARNRGLEASESCYFHQLSTSFRCLMDLKPEEISKNGNDATLVVDGADGVGGEKLEQFKKMLTGLCIEVRNRGDGILNEGVGADYVQKEKVAPRSFGSADAGLRCASLDGDADRLVYFSVLSKKNNNIELVDGDKILSLFALFIKEQLSILNEGEGKKGNDSYQARLGVVQTAYANGASTDYLNEMGLEVVLTPTGVKYLHEKAAEFDIGIYFEANGHGTILFSEAFLCWLETSHKTLLSTSEGSAKQKAASRLLAVSQLINQAVGDALSGLLLVEVILKYMGWSIHRWNELYHDLPSRQLKLINQAVGGCFSRLLQVSALSPHSG; the protein is encoded by the exons ATGAACGAAAAGCAGCAATCACTTCTGCTCGAATCCGCCGCTCGTTTCCCTCCTCCCAAAG GGGTGAAGCTGTCTTATGGGACAGCTGGTTTCAGAGCTGATGCATCATTGCTGGAATCGACGGTATTCAGGGTTGGGATATTGGCGGCGTTAAGGTCGTTGAAGACTGGGTCAGTGATAGGTTTGATGATCACTGCATCACACAACAAAGTAGCAGACAATGGAATCAAAGTGGCAGACCCAAGTGGTGGAATGTTGACTCAGGATTGGGAGCCTTTCTCTGATGCCATTGCTAATGCCCCTGATCCCCATTCCCTCCTTCAG CTAATAACTGAATTTGTGAAGAAAGAAGAAATTGGCTTTGAAGGAAGACAGCTAGCGGAGGTGTTATTAGGAAGAGACACAAGGCCTAGTGGAGAGGCTCTCCTTGAGGCTGCCAAACAA GGAATCACTTCAATCATTGGAGCAATTGGCACTGACATGGGAGTGGTTACAACACCACAACTGCATTGGATGGTTCGAGCACGAAATAGAGGCCTGGAGGCATCTGAATCTTGTTATTTTCACCAGCTTTCAACCTCTTTCAG GTGTTTGATGGATTTAAAGCCCGAGGAAATCAGCAAGAATGGCAACGATGCTACATTGGTGGTGGATGGGGCAGATGGTGTTGGTGGGGAAAAGCTTGAACAGTTTAAGAAGATGTTGACGGGGTTGTGTATTGAAGTTCGTAACAGGGGAGATGGTATACTTAATGAAGGTGTTGGTGCTGACTATGTGCAAAAAGAGAAGGTTGCTCCACGTAGCTTTGGTAGTGCCGATGCTGGGCTAAG GTGTGCCAGTTTGGATGGGGATGCTGATCGGCTAGTCTATTTCTCAGTTCTGTCGAAGAAGAACAACAACATTGAACTCGTTGATGGGGATAAGATATTGTCTTTGTTTGCTTTATTTATCAAGGAGCAACTAAGTATTTTGAACGAGGGTGAAGGAAAGAAAGGAAATGACTCTTATCAAGCACGTCTAGGTGTTGTGCAGACAGCTTATGCGAATGGCGCATCAACTGATTACCTGAACGAGATGGGTCTAGAAGTTGTGCTTACCCCAACAGGAGTCAAATACTTGCATGAAAAAGCTGCTGAATTCGATATTGGCATATATTTTGAGGCGAATGGGCATGGAACTATCTTGTTTTCAGAAGCTTTCCTATGCTGGCTGGAGACTAGTCACAAGACGCTTTTATCAACGTCAGAAG GTTCAGCGAAACAAAAGGCTGCTTCAAGACTTTTGGCTGTCAGTCAGTTGATTAATCAGGCAGTGGGAGATGCGTTAAGTGGGCTGCTTCTGGTGGAGGTTATCCTGAAATACATGGGATGGTCCATACATAGATGGAATGAGCTTTATCATGATCTACCCAGCAGACAACTAAAG TTGATTAATCAGGCTGTGGGAGGATGCTTTAGTAGACTGCTTCAAGTCAGTGCCTTATCTCCACACTCGGGCTAA
- the LOC104091708 gene encoding uncharacterized protein, which produces MGILSWWKGDKKETPKTTQKPDPKPQISSGKPEVPGMNGAVEVSRPNLPPADITVFEFGSVTASVDKVTLAGYCPVSDELEPCRWEILPATGSNAPQFRVVF; this is translated from the coding sequence ATGGGGATTCTATCATGGTGGAAGGGCGACAAAAAGGAAACTCCTAAAACCACCCAGAAACCCGACCCGAAACCCCAAATCTCATCCGGCAAGCCGGAGGTTCCGGGCATGAACGGAGCCGTTGAGGTTTCCCGGCCAAATCTACCGCCGGCGGATATAACTGTTTTCGAGTTCGGGTCAGTGACTGCTTCTGTTGATAAGGTTACACTTGCTGGATATTGTCCTGTTTCTGATGAGCTTGAGCCCTGCCGTTGGGAGATTTTACCGGCGACTGGGTCTAACGCACCACAATTTCGCGTGGTTTTCTGA
- the LOC104091709 gene encoding transcription factor MAMYB, with amino-acid sequence MEFLDEDSRPRFLLQSKPLQQSNSDPETPTRSLCRPGIIISISLSLLFFALSFLYFTIEPFGSLLIWLSLSLLIGPFAPLSVTAGDIRVGLGPPIQDPPKDELSDSEPDAKKPNRRSNRPTKKVVDFEPVLPEKVNGSVANSEKINGSVANSVKINGSVANLEKINGSSEWSEGDEELLRKMMGKHPVGKPGRWEAIAEGFNGRYRVENVIKKAKELGEKKMSDEDSYQRFLKDRKAVDKRSESGNEDDSENVEVKKVVESGWTSGEDLALLNALKTFPKDVAMRWEKIAAAVPGRSKAACMKRMTVLKKDFRSSKSANAEA; translated from the coding sequence ATGGAGTTCCTAGACGAAGATTCCAGACCCAGATTCCTCCTCCAATCCAAGCCATTACAGCAATCCAATTCCGATCCGGAAACCCCAACGCGGTCTCTATGCCGACCCGGAATCATCATCTCTATATCTCTTTCCCTCCTCTTCTTCGCTCTCTCTTTCCTCTATTTCACCATTGAACCCTTCGGATCCCTTCTCATTTGGCTCTCTCTTTCCCTCCTTATCGGCCCTTTTGCCCCACTTTCCGTCACTGCCGGTGACATCCGGGTCGGACTCGGACCTCCCATCCAAGATCCGCCGAAAGACGAACTTTCTGATTCCGAACCCGATGCCAAAAAACCCAACAGAAGATCCAACCGACCCACCAAGAAAGTCGTTGACTTTGAGCCAGTACTGCCGGAGAAAGTTAATGGGTCGGTTGCGAATTCGGAGAAAATTAATGGGTCGGTAGCAAATTCGGTTAAAATTAATGGGTCGGTTGCGAATTTGGAGAAAATTAATGGGTCGAGCGAGTGGAGCGAAGGGGATGAGGAGTTGTTGAGGAAGATGATGGGGAAGCATCCGGTGGGGAAACCGGGGCGGTGGGAGGCAATAGCGGAGGGGTTTAATGGGAGATACAGAGTGGAAAATGTGATCAAGAAAGCTAAAGAATTAGGCGAGAAGAAAATGAGCGATGAGGATTCGTATCAGAGGTTCTTGAAGGATAGGAAAGCAGTGGATAAGAGAAGTGAGAGTGGAAATGAGGATGATTCTGAGAATGTGGAGGTGAAGAAGGTGGTGGAGAGTGGGTGGACTAGTGGGGAGGATTTGGCTTTGCTTAATGCATTGAAGACATTTCCGAAGGACGTGGCAATGAGGtgggagaaaattgcagctgCTGTGCCTGGGAGGAGTAAAGCAGCTTGTATGAAAAGAATGACTGTGTTGAAGAAGGATTTTAGAAGTTCTAAGTCTGCTAATGCTGAAGCTTAG